A region from the Deinococcus sp. KSM4-11 genome encodes:
- the der gene encoding ribosome biogenesis GTPase Der translates to MHKVAIVGRPNVGKSSLFNRLVGRREAVVADFPGVTRDAKEGLMLHQNHRIVLIDTGGLWSGDEWEQAIREKAEWAMEGAQAVMFVVDPREGLSAADYEVAEWLRRLGKPVIIVANKIDSPKHDVYMAELWGLGFGDPVPVSAEHARGLDELLDRVMEHLPEDDEDVPEIAPIRISLIGRPNVGKSSLLNAITQSDRAIVADQPGTTRDSLDVEWDYGGQRFVLVDTAGIRKKPDTAIEDYAIQRSQAAIGRSDLIWLVVNATELGDHELKLANLAYDSGKPVIVVVNKWDLVPDEDLKSTEKDLKQKLHHISYAPRVYTSAINDYGIHEMLAEAMKLHTKWQSRIPTAELNRWLEVWQMRQSVPNFHGKKLKMYFMTQVETSPPTFAIFCNRADFVTRAYEGFLQNRIREDLDLAGIPVRLKWKEKGPYKRGQKGEDAEA, encoded by the coding sequence ATGCATAAAGTAGCCATTGTGGGCCGACCGAACGTCGGCAAGTCCAGCCTGTTCAACCGCCTCGTAGGCCGCCGGGAAGCGGTCGTCGCCGATTTCCCCGGCGTGACCCGCGACGCCAAGGAAGGGCTGATGCTGCACCAGAACCACCGGATCGTCCTGATCGACACGGGCGGGCTGTGGAGTGGGGACGAGTGGGAGCAGGCCATCCGCGAGAAGGCCGAGTGGGCCATGGAGGGCGCGCAGGCCGTGATGTTCGTCGTCGATCCGCGCGAGGGCCTCTCGGCCGCCGATTACGAGGTCGCCGAATGGCTGCGCCGCCTGGGCAAGCCGGTGATCATCGTGGCCAACAAGATCGACTCGCCCAAGCACGACGTGTACATGGCCGAGCTGTGGGGCCTGGGGTTCGGCGACCCCGTGCCCGTCAGCGCGGAGCACGCGCGCGGCCTGGACGAGCTGCTCGACCGCGTCATGGAGCACCTCCCCGAGGACGACGAGGACGTGCCGGAAATCGCGCCGATCCGCATTTCGCTGATCGGGCGGCCGAATGTGGGCAAGTCCAGCCTGCTGAACGCCATCACGCAGAGCGACCGGGCCATCGTGGCGGATCAGCCGGGCACCACCCGCGACTCGCTGGACGTGGAGTGGGACTACGGCGGGCAGCGTTTCGTGCTGGTCGATACCGCCGGCATCCGCAAGAAGCCCGACACGGCCATCGAGGACTACGCCATCCAGCGCTCGCAGGCCGCGATTGGCCGCAGCGACCTGATCTGGCTGGTCGTGAACGCCACCGAACTCGGCGACCACGAACTGAAACTCGCGAACCTCGCCTACGACAGCGGCAAACCCGTGATCGTCGTGGTGAACAAGTGGGATCTGGTGCCCGACGAAGACCTGAAGAGCACCGAGAAAGATCTGAAGCAGAAGCTGCACCACATCAGCTACGCGCCGCGCGTGTACACCAGCGCCATCAACGACTACGGCATTCATGAGATGCTAGCCGAGGCCATGAAACTGCACACCAAGTGGCAGAGCCGGATTCCCACGGCGGAACTCAACCGCTGGCTGGAAGTGTGGCAGATGCGCCAGAGCGTGCCGAACTTCCACGGCAAGAAACTCAAGATGTACTTCATGACGCAGGTCGAGACGTCACCGCCCACCTTCGCCATCTTCTGCAACCGCGCGGACTTCGTGACCCGCGCCTACGAGGGCTTCCTCCAGAACCGCATCCGCGAGGATCTGGATCTGGCGGGCATTCCCGTGCGGCTCAAGTGGAAGGAAAAGGGGCCGTACAAGCGCGGCCAGAAGGGTGAGGACGCCGAAGCCTGA
- a CDS encoding copper amine oxidase N-terminal domain-containing protein, whose translation MLFPARHTTLHAHRRRSPSLLTALSLLMPPALGGTALPAASALLITAALTNTGGAQAAQMTAGSVQLTFTVDQLPVYVNGDTSQWTTPPRLVAGRAMLPLRETGVLLGRPIGRADSGQPGAVQLGRLVVDTRSGAATLGGVAQPDGTVTTLGGVLYVSARTLADTLNANLVAADDSGRTLTLTSLRDGGNPLSPQARFSTDKNVYAPGERIVYTEYAFDPDGADLTARKWTGRQDVYFQPGTYTVGLTVTNSRGLQSAPFTRTITVQGDPIDTPLTYALKYALPGDAFPDAQVLTYPSALPTPVTGDTAPLIFSDSPEVPTQSGVLYQDTVTGRARLLAYHLNGLGRPARLYVLARNLDDRPVDILTNRVGETAPTRIEGTLGQVTLMEYFASTGGTTLTLAPGQTAAVYASPTLNAGSGVNVMQDLTANGRVELTVLMLEDTLPPTAQVAQQLPYLKPDGRHVRGTFPDAVRHLRVTLGALPTRITIGDGQLDPALTGTDALTGQPVKLSGNYGVLYDLQVDGAAGSAVALSPRGGLYRGAMNITDGPIVQAIKLPRVGTALNASAPTLMWRANADHLNIDFVPASGSNLPISLVFYRAQSLPGWGGVLKTYQP comes from the coding sequence ATGCTCTTCCCCGCCCGCCACACCACGCTCCACGCGCATCGGCGCCGAAGTCCGTCCCTCCTGACCGCGCTGTCCCTGCTGATGCCGCCTGCTCTGGGCGGCACTGCGTTGCCAGCGGCAAGCGCGCTGCTGATCACGGCCGCCCTCACGAACACAGGAGGCGCGCAGGCGGCGCAAATGACGGCCGGTTCCGTGCAGCTGACCTTCACGGTGGATCAGCTTCCCGTGTACGTGAACGGTGACACCAGCCAGTGGACGACCCCCCCCCGCCTGGTCGCCGGACGCGCCATGCTGCCCCTGCGGGAAACGGGCGTGCTGCTGGGCCGTCCGATCGGCAGGGCCGACAGCGGCCAGCCGGGCGCCGTGCAACTCGGCCGCCTGGTCGTGGACACCCGCAGCGGCGCGGCCACCCTGGGCGGCGTGGCCCAGCCGGACGGAACGGTGACTACGCTGGGCGGCGTGCTGTACGTCAGCGCCCGCACCCTGGCCGACACCCTGAACGCCAACCTGGTCGCCGCCGACGACTCCGGGCGCACCCTGACCCTGACCTCGCTGCGGGACGGCGGGAATCCCCTGAGCCCGCAGGCGCGCTTTTCCACCGACAAGAACGTGTACGCGCCCGGCGAGCGAATCGTGTACACCGAGTACGCCTTCGATCCGGACGGCGCCGACCTCACCGCCCGCAAATGGACCGGGCGGCAGGACGTGTACTTCCAGCCGGGCACGTACACGGTGGGCCTGACGGTCACGAACAGCCGGGGGCTGCAGAGCGCGCCCTTCACGCGCACCATCACGGTGCAGGGCGATCCCATCGACACGCCCCTAACCTACGCCCTGAAGTACGCGCTGCCCGGCGACGCCTTCCCGGACGCGCAGGTGCTCACGTATCCGTCGGCGCTGCCCACGCCGGTCACGGGGGATACCGCGCCCCTGATCTTCAGCGACAGCCCGGAAGTGCCCACGCAGAGCGGCGTGCTGTACCAGGACACCGTCACCGGCCGGGCGCGGCTGCTGGCGTACCACCTCAACGGCCTGGGTCGCCCGGCGCGGCTGTACGTGCTGGCCCGCAACCTCGACGACCGCCCGGTGGACATCCTCACGAACCGTGTGGGCGAGACCGCGCCCACGCGCATCGAGGGCACCCTGGGGCAGGTCACGCTGATGGAGTACTTCGCGTCGACTGGTGGAACGACCCTGACCCTCGCGCCCGGCCAGACGGCGGCCGTGTACGCCAGCCCCACCCTGAACGCCGGGAGCGGCGTGAACGTGATGCAGGACCTGACGGCGAACGGCCGCGTGGAACTGACGGTGCTGATGCTGGAGGACACCCTGCCGCCGACCGCACAAGTCGCCCAGCAGCTTCCCTACCTGAAGCCCGATGGCCGGCATGTTCGCGGCACCTTCCCGGATGCCGTGCGGCACCTGCGCGTCACGCTGGGCGCCCTCCCGACCCGCATCACCATCGGAGACGGGCAGCTCGACCCGGCCCTGACCGGCACCGACGCCCTGACCGGACAGCCCGTGAAGCTCAGCGGAAACTACGGCGTGCTGTACGACCTGCAGGTGGACGGGGCGGCCGGCAGCGCAGTGGCCCTGAGCCCGCGCGGCGGCCTGTACCGGGGCGCCATGAACATCACGGACGGGCCGATCGTGCAGGCCATCAAGCTCCCGCGCGTGGGCACCGCCCTGAACGCCAGCGCCCCCACCCTGATGTGGCGCGCGAACGCCGACCACCTGAACATCGACTTCGTGCCGGCCAGCGGCTCGAATCTGCCGATCAGCCTGGTCTTCTACCGTGCTCAGAGCCTGCCCGGCTGGGGCGGCGTGCTCAAGACCTACCAGCCGTAA
- the ftsH gene encoding ATP-dependent zinc metalloprotease FtsH: protein MKRPLWIWGLLAGAALLLVLALSLPRNAGNGLNLTDFTTALHRGEVADARVTYQNGILALSGKLKDGQDYETRTLSSDPVVKLDALQAAGVNVSYLPPARLSLLSVLSILLTLALIVGLVILLLRSRQGGGTDAAGTFGKSKAAVIAEGQIKLTFQDVAGCDEAKADLQEVVDFLRQPDRYHALGARIPHGVLLVGPPGSGKTLLAKAVAGEAKVPYFSISGSDFVEMFVGVGAARVRDLFEQARKSAPCIVFIDEIDAVGRKRGISLQGGNDEREQTLNQLLVEMDGFGSGQEVIILAATNRPDVLDAALLRPGRFDRQVVVDAPDVRGREMILRIHARKKPLDASVDLGVIARRTAGMVGADLENLLNEAALLAARSGRSRITGRDVDEARDRVLMGPERRSLVVREADRKVTAYHEVGHALAAQLLPHADKAHKLTIVPRGRSLGSALYTPEDRMHHTRSALLDLICVALAGHAAEQVATGQVTTGAANDFQKATNIARRMITEWGMSEVGQLALAQDNGNYLGYGAQQGNYSDHTAAQIDVELGRILNGQYERAVTLLAEHAHILHRLTDDLIARESLSGEELQLVLAGGTLPPLESAARGSDDGGAPSGSLTPDPA, encoded by the coding sequence GTGAAACGTCCGCTGTGGATCTGGGGACTGCTGGCCGGAGCGGCGCTGCTGCTGGTGTTGGCCCTGAGCCTGCCGCGGAACGCGGGCAACGGCCTGAACCTCACGGACTTCACGACCGCCCTGCACCGAGGCGAAGTGGCCGACGCCCGCGTGACCTACCAGAACGGCATCCTGGCCCTGAGCGGCAAGCTCAAGGACGGCCAGGACTACGAGACGCGCACGTTATCGAGCGATCCTGTTGTGAAACTCGACGCGCTGCAGGCGGCAGGTGTGAACGTGTCCTACCTGCCGCCCGCCCGGCTGAGCCTGCTGAGCGTGCTGAGCATCCTGCTGACCCTGGCCCTGATCGTGGGGCTGGTCATTCTGCTGCTCCGCAGCCGCCAGGGCGGCGGCACGGACGCGGCCGGCACGTTCGGGAAGTCGAAGGCGGCGGTGATCGCAGAAGGGCAGATCAAGCTCACCTTCCAGGACGTCGCCGGCTGTGACGAGGCCAAGGCCGACCTGCAGGAAGTCGTCGACTTCCTGCGCCAGCCCGACCGCTACCACGCCCTCGGTGCCCGCATTCCCCACGGTGTCCTCCTCGTCGGCCCCCCCGGGAGTGGCAAGACCCTCCTCGCCAAGGCCGTCGCCGGTGAAGCCAAAGTTCCCTACTTCTCCATCTCCGGCTCCGACTTCGTCGAGATGTTCGTCGGCGTCGGCGCCGCCCGCGTGCGCGACCTGTTCGAGCAGGCGCGCAAAAGCGCGCCCTGCATCGTCTTCATCGACGAGATCGACGCCGTCGGCCGCAAGCGTGGCATCTCCCTCCAGGGTGGCAACGACGAACGCGAACAGACCCTCAACCAGTTGCTGGTTGAGATGGACGGCTTCGGGTCGGGACAGGAGGTCATCATCCTGGCGGCCACCAACCGACCCGACGTGCTGGACGCCGCATTGCTGCGTCCGGGGAGATTTGACCGGCAGGTGGTGGTGGACGCCCCCGACGTGCGGGGGCGGGAGATGATCCTGCGCATCCACGCCCGCAAGAAGCCGCTGGATGCCAGCGTGGATCTGGGTGTGATCGCCCGGCGGACGGCCGGGATGGTGGGAGCGGATCTGGAGAACCTGCTGAACGAAGCGGCGCTGCTGGCGGCGCGCAGTGGACGCAGCCGGATCACGGGGCGGGATGTGGACGAGGCCAGAGACCGGGTGTTGATGGGGCCGGAACGCCGCAGTCTGGTGGTCCGGGAAGCCGACCGCAAGGTCACCGCCTATCACGAGGTCGGCCACGCCCTCGCCGCTCAACTGCTGCCGCACGCGGACAAGGCGCACAAGCTGACCATCGTGCCGCGGGGCCGAAGCCTGGGCTCGGCGCTGTACACGCCTGAAGACCGTATGCACCACACCCGCAGCGCCCTGCTCGACCTGATCTGCGTGGCTCTTGCCGGGCACGCGGCCGAACAGGTCGCCACCGGGCAGGTCACGACCGGAGCCGCCAACGACTTCCAGAAGGCCACCAACATCGCCCGGCGCATGATCACCGAGTGGGGGATGAGCGAGGTCGGGCAGCTCGCGTTGGCGCAGGACAACGGCAATTACCTCGGGTACGGCGCGCAGCAGGGCAACTACAGCGACCACACAGCTGCGCAGATCGACGTGGAACTGGGCCGCATCCTGAATGGGCAGTACGAGCGGGCCGTGACCCTGCTGGCCGAACACGCGCACATCCTGCACCGCCTGACGGACGACCTGATCGCCCGTGAATCCCTCAGCGGCGAGGAATTGCAACTCGTCCTGGCCGGTGGCACCCTGCCCCCGCTGGAGAGCGCGGCGCGGGGAAGCGACGATGGCGGCGCGCCCAGCGGCAGCCTGACGCCCGACCCCGCCTGA
- a CDS encoding DsbA family oxidoreductase, translated as MTAFTASAPDKLRVDIWSDIACPWCYIGKRRLETALADFPQAAQVEVVWHSFELDPGAPLDTPQSMAQLLASKYGRSVPEAQGMIDSMTATADADGLTYDLNGAHRTNTFLAHQLLHHAAGHGLQGPMKERLLRAYMTEREHVGQIDTLVRLAQEVGLDAAEVRTALETGVHANAVRQDEAQAHALGISGVPFFVLGGKYGVSGAQSPEVLRGALDQVWAETHPAPLVRLDLPVAEGCEDGSCDVPLPVTASR; from the coding sequence ATGACCGCTTTCACTGCCTCTGCTCCGGATAAGTTGCGCGTCGACATCTGGTCGGACATCGCGTGCCCATGGTGCTACATCGGCAAACGCCGTCTGGAAACGGCCCTCGCGGACTTCCCACAGGCCGCGCAGGTAGAGGTCGTGTGGCACTCCTTCGAACTCGATCCCGGTGCGCCGCTGGACACCCCGCAGAGCATGGCGCAGCTGCTGGCCAGCAAGTACGGTCGCAGCGTTCCCGAGGCGCAGGGTATGATCGATTCCATGACCGCCACGGCCGACGCCGATGGCCTGACCTACGACCTGAACGGCGCGCACCGCACGAACACCTTCCTGGCGCACCAGCTGCTCCACCACGCCGCCGGGCACGGGCTCCAGGGCCCCATGAAGGAACGCCTGCTGCGCGCCTACATGACCGAGCGTGAGCACGTGGGCCAGATCGACACGCTGGTGCGCCTCGCACAGGAGGTTGGGCTGGATGCCGCCGAGGTTCGCACGGCGCTGGAAACGGGCGTGCACGCGAACGCCGTCCGGCAGGACGAGGCGCAGGCCCACGCGCTGGGGATCAGCGGCGTGCCCTTCTTCGTGCTGGGCGGCAAGTACGGCGTGAGCGGCGCGCAGAGCCCCGAGGTGCTGCGCGGCGCCCTGGATCAGGTCTGGGCCGAGACGCATCCTGCCCCCCTGGTGCGCCTGGACCTCCCGGTGGCCGAAGGTTGCGAGGACGGCTCCTGCGACGTGCCGCTGCCCGTGACCGCCAGCCGCTGA
- a CDS encoding excalibur calcium-binding domain-containing protein yields the protein MRQLMKTGLLGLTLLGLGTGMADAATAYTNTGANLRRGPTTDAPVLRVVPGGTLLTVACVGQWCRTSYQGRGGYVSRSVLRAFTSSAPVSGVFYASCAVMRAQGKAPLKIGQIGYRTGLDSNRNGVACDQGDRQR from the coding sequence ATGAGACAACTCATGAAGACTGGACTGCTGGGCCTCACGTTGCTGGGGCTGGGAACGGGCATGGCGGACGCTGCGACGGCTTACACGAATACGGGGGCGAACCTGCGCCGGGGGCCGACAACGGACGCGCCGGTGCTGCGTGTAGTCCCCGGCGGTACGCTGCTCACGGTGGCCTGCGTGGGCCAGTGGTGCCGGACGTCCTACCAGGGTCGTGGAGGGTACGTATCGCGGTCGGTGCTGCGTGCCTTCACGAGCAGCGCGCCAGTGTCCGGGGTGTTCTACGCGAGTTGCGCGGTCATGCGCGCGCAGGGCAAGGCGCCGCTGAAGATTGGGCAGATCGGGTACCGCACGGGTCTGGATTCCAACCGCAACGGCGTGGCCTGCGATCAGGGCGACCGCCAGCGCTGA